The Oxyura jamaicensis isolate SHBP4307 breed ruddy duck chromosome Z, BPBGC_Ojam_1.0, whole genome shotgun sequence genome window below encodes:
- the ZCCHC9 gene encoding zinc finger CCHC domain-containing protein 9 — MGHLSRSCPDNPKGLYAEGGCCKLCGSVEHFRKDCPENKNLDQVTVGRWATGMSADYEEVTETPKLQKPKAKVPKVVNF; from the exons ATGGGGCATCTGTCAAGGTCATGTCCAGATAATCCCAAAGGATTGTATGCTGAAG GGGGCTGCTGCAAACTCTGTGGCTCTGTGGAGCACTTCAGAAAAGACTGTCCGGAGAACAAGAACTTAG ATCAGGTTACGGTTGGGCGATGGGCCACTGGAATGAGTGCTGATTATGAAGAAGTTACAGAAACACCAAAACTGCAAAAACCCAAAGCAAAAGTACCTAAGGTTGTTAATTTCTGA